In Synechococcus sp. KORDI-52, one genomic interval encodes:
- the menC gene encoding o-succinylbenzoate synthase has product MTLRLQRRRFRFALLQPLRTAAGELRERCGWLLRLDDGQGAVGWGEVAPLQQHQFTACEQALASLPDELPQAQLEAVLRKVPGAVGFGLGAALAELEGVVCAASPQGWLKAPPPALLLPAGEAMLTALAAEEASASGLEGRTFKWKVAAESDPLERQLLEQLLQRLPPTARLRLDANGGWDRSTAQAWMQRLRDDPRLDWLEQPLEVEDLPGLEQLAALGPVALDESLDQQPELRRSWRGWQVRRPALEGDPRLLLRELQAGLPKRMLSTAFETGIARRWLEHLAGLQAQGPTPVAPGLAPGWTPSGALFSNDPEQVWAAAA; this is encoded by the coding sequence ATGACGCTCCGGCTGCAGCGTCGCCGCTTCCGCTTTGCCCTGCTGCAGCCGCTGCGCACGGCAGCCGGCGAGCTGCGGGAGCGCTGTGGCTGGTTGCTGCGGCTGGACGACGGTCAGGGCGCCGTGGGCTGGGGCGAAGTGGCCCCGCTCCAGCAGCATCAGTTCACGGCCTGTGAGCAGGCTCTCGCGTCGCTCCCGGACGAGCTTCCGCAGGCTCAGCTGGAGGCTGTGTTGCGGAAGGTGCCAGGGGCGGTCGGTTTTGGTCTTGGCGCGGCGCTGGCTGAGCTGGAGGGCGTTGTGTGCGCTGCCTCACCCCAGGGCTGGCTGAAGGCCCCGCCGCCGGCGCTGTTGTTGCCGGCTGGCGAGGCCATGCTCACGGCCCTGGCGGCTGAGGAGGCGTCGGCGAGTGGTCTGGAGGGACGCACCTTCAAGTGGAAGGTGGCCGCAGAGTCGGATCCTCTGGAACGTCAGCTGCTCGAGCAGCTGCTTCAGCGGCTGCCGCCCACGGCCCGGTTGCGTCTGGATGCCAACGGCGGTTGGGACCGCAGCACGGCCCAGGCCTGGATGCAGCGGTTGCGCGATGACCCGCGCCTGGACTGGTTGGAGCAGCCGCTGGAGGTGGAGGATCTGCCCGGCCTGGAGCAGTTGGCGGCGCTGGGGCCGGTGGCCCTCGATGAATCCCTCGACCAGCAGCCGGAGCTGCGCCGTAGCTGGAGGGGCTGGCAGGTGCGCCGGCCCGCGCTGGAGGGAGATCCCCGCCTGCTGTTGCGGGAGCTTCAGGCGGGGCTGCCCAAACGCATGCTGAGCACGGCGTTTGAAACCGGCATTGCTCGGCGCTGGCTGGAGCATCTGGCCGGTCTTCAGGCCCAGGGCCCCACGCCGGTGGCACCGGGCCTGGCCCCCGGTTGGACACCATCTGGAGCCTTGTTCTCCAACGATCCAGAGCAGGTCTGGGCCGCGGCGGCATGA
- a CDS encoding thioesterase family protein produces MTSAPWLELSRTVRFSDTDAAGVMHFQQLLGWCHQAWEESLERFGLPAGSVFPGGRGKQPSVALPIVHCHADFRAPVQVGDKLLIHLDTERLDPSSFEVNSQVRLEDQLVACGCLRHVAIDAHTRRRCALPDGVDRWLEASSLGRIQPL; encoded by the coding sequence ATGACCTCTGCCCCCTGGCTGGAGCTGAGCCGAACCGTGCGCTTCAGCGACACCGATGCCGCCGGCGTGATGCACTTTCAGCAGCTGCTGGGCTGGTGCCACCAGGCCTGGGAAGAAAGCCTGGAACGCTTTGGCCTGCCGGCGGGTTCAGTCTTCCCCGGCGGCCGCGGAAAACAACCCAGCGTGGCCTTGCCGATCGTGCACTGCCATGCCGATTTCCGCGCCCCCGTGCAGGTGGGCGACAAACTGTTGATCCATCTGGACACAGAACGGCTCGATCCCAGCAGTTTTGAAGTGAACAGCCAGGTGCGGCTGGAGGACCAGCTGGTCGCCTGCGGCTGCCTGCGCCATGTGGCCATCGACGCCCACACCCGTCGGCGCTGTGCCCTGCCCGATGGCGTGGACCGTTGGCTGGAAGCCTCAAGCCTCGGCCGAATCCAACCGCTGTAA
- a CDS encoding DUF2752 domain-containing protein — protein MLPATLTGTLWLKGLHPGLPGLSCPLRELTGVPCPTCFLTRATAAALTGDLNGSLQWHLFGPVTAVGLLVWSIQALKQRRIIPKGLPVWPLPIIGGALISYWLLRLSTNNWPGG, from the coding sequence GTGCTTCCCGCGACCCTGACGGGCACGTTATGGCTGAAGGGCCTTCATCCGGGCCTTCCCGGCCTGAGCTGCCCGCTTCGTGAGCTCACAGGGGTGCCCTGCCCCACCTGCTTTCTGACCCGCGCAACGGCGGCAGCCCTCACCGGTGATCTGAACGGATCATTGCAATGGCATCTCTTCGGCCCAGTCACGGCTGTGGGACTGTTGGTTTGGAGTATTCAGGCCCTCAAGCAACGGCGGATCATCCCCAAGGGCCTGCCCGTCTGGCCCCTTCCCATCATTGGTGGAGCGTTGATCAGCTACTGGCTACTGCGCCTGAGCACCAACAACTGGCCCGGCGGCTAA
- a CDS encoding AMP-binding protein has product MSEFERLEQQLAAGQWVPLSPEVDAAPIAQLPPGPGVVVRSGGSGGGSRCCAQPSLHLDRSAAATAHWLTGIGVDPASTLLLNPLPLAHVSGLMPWWRARCWGAAHQQLSPGLMKTPTELLAFCRGLPTWGKNPAVLSLVPTQLARLLAHPDGVAVLQQLQLIWIGGAALPAPLADQARALQLPLAPCYGSTETAAMVAALAPARFLAGEPGCGDPLVDVELRLAADGALEVRTDRLALGRWQEDQPEGWEPLRDANGWWRSGDQAALAPGLQIVGRIDGAIHSGGETVFPEQLEQRLMAALQAISLPVSAVLLLGVDDPEWGQRLVALVGSTDAAVLQRLAALTGAWSPAETPRRWLLCPELAPSALGKWQRQRWREWLQRLDSAEA; this is encoded by the coding sequence ATGAGCGAGTTCGAGCGGCTGGAGCAGCAGCTGGCGGCAGGGCAGTGGGTGCCCCTCTCGCCTGAGGTGGACGCAGCCCCCATTGCTCAATTGCCGCCGGGGCCAGGGGTGGTGGTGCGCAGTGGTGGCAGCGGTGGCGGCAGCCGTTGCTGCGCCCAACCGTCGCTGCATCTGGATCGTTCAGCCGCCGCCACCGCCCATTGGTTGACGGGCATTGGCGTGGACCCCGCCTCCACCCTGCTGCTCAACCCACTGCCGCTGGCCCATGTGAGTGGTCTGATGCCCTGGTGGCGCGCCCGCTGCTGGGGCGCGGCGCATCAGCAGCTGTCGCCTGGGTTGATGAAAACCCCCACCGAATTGCTCGCGTTCTGTCGGGGCCTGCCCACCTGGGGCAAGAACCCTGCCGTGTTGTCGTTGGTGCCCACACAGCTGGCGCGGCTGCTGGCCCATCCAGACGGCGTGGCTGTCCTGCAGCAGTTGCAGTTGATCTGGATCGGTGGCGCTGCTCTCCCGGCTCCATTGGCGGATCAGGCGCGTGCTTTGCAGCTGCCGCTCGCGCCCTGTTACGGGTCGACGGAGACGGCGGCAATGGTGGCGGCCCTCGCACCGGCACGATTTTTGGCCGGTGAGCCGGGGTGTGGGGACCCGCTGGTGGATGTGGAGCTGCGGCTGGCCGCTGATGGGGCGCTTGAGGTGCGCACTGATCGGTTGGCCCTGGGCCGTTGGCAGGAGGATCAGCCCGAGGGTTGGGAACCGCTCAGGGATGCCAATGGCTGGTGGCGCTCCGGTGATCAGGCCGCGTTGGCCCCAGGCCTTCAGATTGTGGGGCGCATCGATGGCGCCATTCACTCCGGGGGGGAAACAGTGTTCCCCGAGCAGCTGGAGCAGCGCTTGATGGCGGCTCTGCAGGCGATATCGCTTCCGGTGAGTGCCGTGCTGTTGCTCGGTGTTGATGATCCGGAGTGGGGGCAGCGGCTGGTGGCGCTGGTGGGCAGCACTGACGCTGCGGTGCTTCAGCGCCTTGCGGCCCTCACGGGGGCCTGGTCGCCGGCGGAGACGCCACGGCGTTGGCTGTTGTGCCCCGAGTTGGCCCCCTCGGCCTTGGGAAAATGGCAGCGCCAGCGCTGGCGGGAGTGGTTACAGCGGTTGGATTCGGCCGAGGCTTGA